The following coding sequences are from one Dreissena polymorpha isolate Duluth1 chromosome 8, UMN_Dpol_1.0, whole genome shotgun sequence window:
- the LOC127842230 gene encoding uncharacterized protein LOC127842230, giving the protein MSSRYVGGFEDDDSLRLGPSKGSRNRSEFEARGSNRGNGTWVQLKDFHCPAERCPSREPLTWVCKKDEDFVFINEKGKIKCETGKHEADVCQWGWNCGNDYHKGEYIRADYEGFTFAMSQAVQLTDKMGTQWVTALLQELGKQYNQ; this is encoded by the exons ATGAGCAg TCGCTATGTTGGCGGTTTTGAGGACGACGATTCCTTGCGTTTAGGTCCATCTAAAGGTTCAAGGAACCGATCAGAATTTG AGGCAAGAGGCTCGAATCGGGGTAACGGAACCTGGGTACAACTGAAGGATTTCCATTGTCCGGCCGAAAGATGCCCCTCCAG AGAACCCTTGACCTGGGTTTGCAAAAAAGATGAAGACTTTGTCTTCATCAACGAAAAAGGGAAGATAAAATGCGAGACGGGAAAACATGAAG CGGACGTATGCCAGTGGGGCTGGAACTGTGGTAACGACTATCACAAGGGCGAGTATATCCGAGCCGACTATGAGGGATTTACGTTCGCCATGTCACAGGCCGTGCAACTCACGGACAAGATGGGCACCCAGTGGGTGACCGCCCTCCTCCAGGAGCTGGGGAAGCAATACAACCAATG A